The following nucleotide sequence is from Pseudonocardia abyssalis.
ATGTACTTCGGGAGCAGCGCGTCGAAGAGGACGTCGGCGCTGGGCTCGAACTCGTAGAGCGGCTGGAGCTCGCCCTTCGAGGCTGCGGCCTCCTCGCGACGCTCCTCGATCTCCCCGCCCGGCTGCGCGACGGTGTCGACCTCGTACTCGACCTCCATGGGCGCCATCCGCCGCGCCTGCGGCGTCTGGGTGACCATGTTCTTGAACTGCGTGTACACGAGGTGCAGCTCGTCGACGCCGCGGACGCCGTCCTCGCCGGGCTCGCGCTCGCCGTCAGCGCCGACGGTGTCGTCGGAGCCCGCCATGAACGACGCCACGAGGGTGCGCGCGGCCTCGGCCGCGTTCTCGTAGGCGGGCTGCTCGGAGAAGCCGGTCCAGGACTGCTCGACCGCACGCTTGCGGAACCGGTAGTAGTTCACGCCCTTGCGCCCGATGACGTAGAGCACCGGCTCCTTGCCCTGCTCGCGCAGGAGCGACTGCAGCTGCTCCGCCTCCTTGAGCACACCGGCGTTGTAGCCGCCGCACTGGCCGCGGTCACTGGTGACGACCAGCACCGCGGCCCGCTTGGGCTCCTCCCGCTCGACGAGCAGCGGGTGGTCGAGCGCCGAGTTGTTGGCCAGCTCGGTGAGGACGGCCGTCATCTGCTCGGCGTAGGGCTTGGACTCCTCGACCCGCGCGCGGGCCTTGACGATCCGGGAGGTCGCGATCAGCTCCATCGCGCGAGTGATCTTCTTGATGGACTGCGTCGACTTGATCCGCCGCCGCAGGACGCGAATCTGCGCTGCCATGCGTTACCCGCTCAGCTCTCGCCCGAGGGCTTCTTCTTGGTGACCTTGACCGACTCGCGGTCGACCTCGTCCTCGTCGAGCGCCTCGGCCTCCTTCTCCTTCGGCACCACCGACGAGCCGTCGGTGGCGGTGAAGTTCTCCTTGAAGGACTTCACCGCGGAGACGATGCGGTCGGACAGCTCGTCGGACATCTTCTTGACGTCGCGGATCTCGGCGAGGATGCCCTCCTCGTTGCGCCGCACGTGGTCGAGGAACTCCGACTCGAAGCGCTGGATGTCGGCCACCGGCACGGAGTCGAGGTGCCCCTTGGTGCCGAGGAAGATCGAGACGACCTGCTCCTCGACCGGCTGCGGCGCGTACTGACCCTGCTTGAGCAGCTCGACCAGGCGGCTGCCGCGACCCAGCGTGGCGGCCGAGGCGGCGTCGAGGTCGGAACCGAAGGCGGCGAACGCCTCCAGCTCGCGGTACTGGGAGAGGTCGAGACGAAGCGAGCCCGAGACCGTCTTCATGGCCTTGATCTGCGCGTCACCACCGACCCGGGAGACCGAGATGCCGACGTTGATGGCCGGCCGGACGCCCTGGTTGAACAGGTCGGACTCCAGGAAGACCTGGCCGTCGGTGATCGAGATGACGTTGGTCGGGATGTAGGCCGAGACGTCACCCGCCTTGGTCTCGATGATCGGGAGGCCGGTCATCGAGCCGGCGCCCTTCTCGTCGGACAGCTTGGCGCAGCGCTCCAGCAGGCGGGAGTGCAGGTAGAAGACGTCGCCGGGGTAGGCCTCGCGGCCCGGCGGGCGGCGCAGCAGCAGCGAGATGGCGCGGTAGGCCTCGGCCTGCTTGGACAGGTCGTCGAAGATGATGAGGACGTGCTTGCCCTCGTACATCCAGTGCTGGCCGATGGCCGAACCGGTGTAGGGCGCGAGCCACTTGAAGCCGGCCGGGTCGTTGGCGGGCGAGGCGACGATGGTCGTGTACTCCAGCGCGCCCGCCTCCTCCAGCGACGCCCGGATACCGGCGATCGTGGAGCCCTTCTGACCGATGGCGACGTAGATGCAGCGCACCTGCTGCTTCGGGTCGCCGGTGGCCCAGTTCTGCTTCTGGTTGATGATCGTGTCGACGCAGACGGCGGTCTTGCCCGTCTTGCGGTCGCCGATGATCAGCTGGCGCTGGCCGCGGCCGATCGGCGTCATGGCGTCGATCGCCTTGATGCCGGTCTGCAGCGGCTCGCTGACGCCCTGGCGGTCCATGACGCCCGCGGCCTGGAGCTCCAGCACGCGCTGGGTCTCCGCCTCGATGTCGCCGAGACCGTCGATCGGGTTGCCCAGGGGGTCGACGACCCGGCCCAGGAAGTTGTCGCCGACCGGCACCGAGAGGATGTTGCCGGTGCGCTTGACCGGCTGGCCCTCCTCGATCCCGGCGTAGTCGCCCAGGATGACCGCGCCGATCTCGCGCTGGTCGAGGTTCAGTGCGACACCCAGCACGCCGCCGTCGAACTCGAGGAGCTCGTTGGTCATCGCCGAGGGCAGGCCCTCGACGTGGGCGATGCCGTCACCGGTGTCGGATACGTGGCCCACCTCGTCGCGGGACGTACCGGTCTCCAGCGACGAGACGTAGCTGGAGATCGCGCTCCGGATCTCCTCCGGGGAGATCGTCAGCTCTGTCATGGCTGTCGTCTGTCCTTATCTGTAAGAAGGAATGTCAGCTCGGGAGGTGGCGTCCGGCGGCGGCGAGGCGGCCCGCGACGCTGCCGTCGATGACCTCTCCGCCGACCTCGACGACCAGACCACCGAGCAGGGATTCGTCCAGCTCGACCTGCAGCGACATCGGCCGCCCGTAGATGCGGGTGAGCGTGTCGGCGAGCTTGCGCTCCTGCTCGTCGCTCAGCGCGACGGCGGTGATGACCCGCGCGACGTACCGGTCGCGGCGGGCGGCGGCCAGCTCGGAGAGCTCTTCGGCCGCGATGTCGAGGTGCCGGCCGCGCGGGATACGGACGGTCTGGCGCAGCAGCGCGGCCGTGACCGGGGAGACCCGGTCGCGCCCGAGCACGGAGTCGAGCAGCGCGGTGCGCTTGTCCTCGGGCTGCGTGGCGTCGGCCAGCAGTGCGGTCAGCTCGGGCTCCCGGTCGAGGATCCGACCGAACCGGAACAGCTGGTCCTCGACCTCGTCGAGGCTGCCGTCCTTCTCCGCGACCGCGAGCGTGGCCCGGCGGGCCACGGTCTCCAGCGCCTCGACCAGGTCGAGGGACTGCGACCAGCGCGACCCGACGATGCCCGAGACGACGTCGAGGGTCCGCTCGCCGACCTTGCCGTCGAGCACCTGTCGGATCAGCCCGCTGCGGGCCTCCTGCGGTACCGACGGGTCGGCGAGGTGGGTGCGCAGCGGCTTCTGGGCCACCACCAGCCGGGTGACGGCGAACAGCTCGTCGCCGAGCGTCCCGAGGTCGGCCGCCGACGAGGAGTCGACGATGCCGTCGAGCCGCTCACCGGCCGTGGCCAGGGACTCCCGGCTCGCCGCCTGCAGGACGACCGCCATCAGCTCGCTCCGGTCGTCTGGGTCGGAGCGGTCTGCCGGGACTCCATGCCGTCGAGCTCGGCCAGGAAGGAGTCGACGGTGCCGCGGCGGGCCTCCGTGTCGGACAGCTCGCGGCCGATGAGACGGCCGGCCAGCTGGACCGACAGGCCACCGATCTCGCCGCGGAGCTGGCGCACGGCCTGCTCGCGGGCGGCCGCGATCTGCTCCTCGCCGCGCTGCTTGATGCGCGCGGCCTCTTCCTCGGCCTGGGCGCGCAGCTCGGTCTTGATCTGCGTGCCCTCGGCACGGGCGTCGTCGCGGATGCGCGCGGCCTCGGCGCGGAGCCCGGCGATCTGCTCCTCGTACTCGGCCTTGAGGCGCTGTGCCTGCTCCTGCGTCTCCTCGGCGCGCTTGAGCCCGCCTTCGATCGCGTCGGTCCGCTCCTCGTAGAGGGCCTCGAACCGCGGGACCGCGAACTTCCAGAGCACGAAGAGCAGGATCGCGAACGCGACGAGTCCGACGATCAGCTCACCGGGCAGCGGGAGAACCGGGAGCGGCTCCTCGGCGGCGAGGATCGAGATGTCCACCGTCATTCCTTCCATCAGGAGTGTTGGCCCGTGGAACACGGAGCCGCTGGGGTTGATCGTGCCGCGGGTCGGTCGATCAGGCGGCGGACGCGATGAAGAAGACGACCAGGCCGATCAGGGCGAGCAGCTCGACGAGGACGAACGTGGTCCACGCGATGCCCATCAGGGTGCCGCGGGCCTCCGGCTGGCGGGCCGTGCCGCTGATGACGGCGGACCAGATCATGCCCACGCCGATGGCCGCACCGATGGCGCTGGTGCCGTAACCGATGGCCGCGAGGCCCGGGTTGATGTTGACGGCCTCGGCGGCCTGGGCGAGGACGATGCTCGAGTTCACGTGCTGGTTCCTTTCGGTGGGTCCGCCGGGGAGCGGATCGTTCGTCGAAGCGCAGTCGGCCGTCGCGGCCGGGGATCAGTGTTCGGTGGAGACCGCTGCGCCGATGTAGACACCGGCGAGCAGGGCGAAGACGTAGGCCTGGATGGCCATGACCAGCACCTCGAGGAAGGTGAAGGCGATCGCCGCGATGAAGGCGAACGGTGCGGCGACGACGAGCGCACTGCCCGACGAGAGCAGGAACTCCCCGCCCACGACCGCCAGCACCAGGATCAGGTGACCGGCGAACATCGCCGCGAACACACGCAGGGCCAGCGAGAACGGCTGGAAGGCGAACTTCGTGAACAGTTCGATCACGATGATCAGCGGAGCCACGAACGGCGGGACCCCCGGAGGCAGGGCCGCGTGCTTGATGTAGCCGACGAAGCCGTGCTTCTTGAAGCCCGCGTAGTGGTAGGCCACGTAGACGAACAGCGCCAGCGCGATCGGGAAGCCGATGCGCGACATGGTGGGGAACTGGAAGAACGGGATGATCCCGAACAGGTTGTTCACCAGCACGAAGCTGAACAGCGCGAGGATCAGCGGGATGAAGGGCTTGAACTCCTTGCCACCGATCTGGTCCCGCGCCATGGTGTTGCGGGCCATGCCGTAGATGTACTCGGCGATGAACTGGCCCTTGCTCGGCACCATCGACATGCGTCGGGTGGCGACCGTGAAGTACACGCCCACGATGATCGCGGCGAGGACGGCCTGCACGATCGGCTTGGTGACCTCACCGAAGATCGGCGGGTAGATGAAGGTGCCGACGCCGGGCGGAGTGAACTCCTCGGCCGCCAGTACGAACTCGCCCAATGGGGATCCTTCCGGTGCTCCCGGCCCGCCTACCGTGGCCCAGGAGATCGCCTAGCCCGCACGATGTCGTCGCGGGCGCCTGGCGCGCACACGACGACTTGCGGCCGTCTGCGCCAGGTTTCGCTTACGTTGCGCACATTATCAGCCGGTTCCGAGGAGACGGACGGCCCCACCCTGCGTGCGACCAGGCCCTTCGGTCTTGCGAAACGATCACTCTTCGCGGTCGGGGTGCGACGGGAGCCCGACGGCCCGACCGTCCGCGTCCGGTTCCGCACCGGTCGTCGAGCCCGACATACCGGTCATCGATCCGCTGGTCGCGGGCACGTCGGGTACCACGTACATGGTGCGGAGCCGGTAACCCGCCCAGCCCTCGGCCGCGGTCGCCGCGATGAGGACCGCGAGCAGGCCGACTCCCAACGACACTCGGTGAACGCCGTCGACCGCCCCGATCGGGAACAGCACCGCCAGCAGGAAGATCATCTTGGTGAGCAGGCCACCGAATGAGGCGACCATCACAGCCTGGGGCTCGTGGGTCGCGGTACGCCGCATCAGCACCAGCGTGAACAGGGAGGACAGCACGCCCAACAGGGCTCCGACCAGCGCACTCACCGCTCCGGCCGCTCCAGCGGTCAGCCACGACGCCACGACCACGACGACCGTGGTGATGCTGGACACGATCACGACGTTGCGCAGCATCGCGCGGCCCAGGGCGAGGACCGTCTCCTCCTGCCCCTCAGGCAGCTTGCGGGTCATCGCATCCTCGCTCTCGGTACGGACGAGGCGAGCACGGCCACGACCAGGCCGACTCCCACCGCCCACAGGACCACGAACGGGTCGTCGATCAGCGCCAGCGCGACCGCGCCGAACGCCAGCACGCCCGCCCAGAGGTAGATCAGCAGCACCGCGCGGCGCTGGCTGTGCCCGATCTCCAGCAGCCGGTGGTGCAGGTGCATCTTGTCCGGTGCGAACGGGCTGCGTCCCGCCCGGGTCCGCCGGACGACGGCCATCAGCAGGTCGAGCACCGGGATGAACACCACCGCGGCCAGGACGATCAGCGGCGCGAACAGCGCCAGCAGGTCACCGCCGGTGGTGACGTCGGTGAGCCGCCCCGACGCCATCGTCGTGGCCGCGGCCAGCAGCAGGCCGATCAGCATCGACCCGGAGTCGCCCATGAAGATGCGCGCCGGGTTGAAGTTGTGCGGCAGGAACCCCAGGCACGCCCCCGCGAGCACGAACGCGATCAGCGCCGGGGTGAAGACGAAGGGGTCGTTGCCGTTGCGCAGCACCAGTCCCATCGTGAACAGGGCGGTGGCGCCCGCGGCGATGAGCCCGATGCCCGCGGCGAGGCCGTCGAGCCCGTCGACGAAGTTCATGGCGTTCACCAGCGCCACCGTGAGCAGCACCGTCAGCAGCACACCCTGCTCGCGGCCGAGCCCGACCTGCCCGCCGAGGAACACGTCCGGCAGCACGGTCCACTGCACGCCGAACAGCGTCATCACCCCGGCCGCCGTGGTCTGGCCGGCCAGCTTCGTGAGCGCGTCGAGCTCGTAGCGGTCGTCCAGCGCCCCGACCAGCACGAGGATCAGCGACGCCAGCACGACCCCGACCATCTCCTCGGAGTACGCGAACGCCAGGCGCATCGCCGGGAGCTGGTAGGCCATCGCGATCCCGGCCAGCACACCCGCCAGCATCGCGAGCCCGCCCCAGCGCGCCGTCGGCGTGACGTGCACGTCGCGGCCGCGCGGCCAGGCGACCGCGCCGACCTGCAGCGCGAGCACCCGCACCGGCCCGACCAGCAGGAACGTGACGACCGCCGCCGTCACTCCCGCGAGCAGGTACTCCTTGATCGGGAGGATCTGCGCCGGGAGTGCCTGGGCGAGCAGCACCGTGGGGAGGATCGCGTCAGGGGCGCGGGTAGGCGGGTGCCCGTGCCACGAGCGCACCCACGGCCTCGGCGACCGACGCCAGCTCGGCGTCGCCCGCGGACGTGCCGTGCTCGGCCTTCACCGCGCGGGCGAGCAGCGAGCCGACCTCGGCCATGTCGGACTCGTCCATCCCCTGCGTGGTGAGGCTCGGCGACCCGACGCGCACGCCCGACGGCTTGAGCGGCGGCGCCGGGTCGTAGGGGATCGCGTTCTTGTTGAGCGTGATGCGCGCGGCGTCGCAGCGGGTCTCGGCGTCGGCCCCGGTGACGCCGATCGGCCGCAGGTCGATCAGCGCGAGGTGCGTGTCGGTGCCGCCGGAGGTGGCGCGCATCCCCTCGGCCTCGAGGCTCTTCGCCAGCGCCTGGGCGTTGGCGACGACCTGGCGCGCGTAGGTCTGGTAGGCGGGCTGTGCCGCCTCCTTCATCGCGACGGCCTTCGCGGCGACCGCGTGCATCAGCGGCCCGCCCTGGGAGAACGGGAAGACGGCCTTGTCGAGCGCCTTCGCGTGCTCCGCCTTGGACAGGATCATGCCGCCGCGCGGGCCGCGCAGGACCTTGTGCGTGGTGGCGGAGACGACGTCGGCGTAGGGCACCGGCGACGGGATCGCCTGGCCCGCGACCAGCCCGATGAAGTGCGCCGCGTCGACCCACATGATCGCGCCGACCTCGTCGCAGATCTCGCGGAACGCCTTGAAGTCGATCAGCCGCGGGTACGCCGTGGCGCCCGCGATGATCATCTTGGGGCGGTGCTCGCGGGCCAGGTCGCGGACCTGGTCGTAGTCGATCTGCTCGGTGTCCTGGCGGACGGAGTAGCTGATGTTGTTGAACCACTTGCCGGAGAAGCTGACCTTCGAGCCGTGGGTGAGGTGCCCGCCCTGCTTGAGGTCCATCGCCAGCACGGTGTCGCCGGGCACGGTGAACGCGCCGTAGACGGCGAAGTTGGCCGACGCGCCGGAGTGCGGCTGCAGGTTCGCGTGCTCGGCGCCGAAGAGCTCCTTCGTGCGCGCGTTGCCGATCTCCTCGGCCTGGTCGACGACCTCGCAGCCGCCGTAGTACCGCTTGCCGGGGTACCCCTCGGCGTACTTGTTCGACAGCGTGGATCCCAGTGCCGCGAGCACCGCGGGGCTGGTGAGGTTCTCGCTCGCGATGAGCTGGAGCCCGCCGCGCAGGCGCTCCAGCTCGTCGAGCACCACTCCCGCGATCTCGGGGTCCTGCTGCTGCAGTGCGTCGAAGTCGGGGCCCCAGAACGGTGTCGTCACGGCGACCACGGTACCCGGCCGTCAGGCCGCGACCGTCGCCTGCTCCCGCCACCATGCGACGGTCGCGGCGAGGCCGTCGGCCAGCGGCGTGGGCGCGAGACCGAACGTGTCCTGCGCCACCGAGGAGTCGATGACGAACGGCTCCGCGAACTGGTACCGGACCTCGGCGAGCTCCCGCAGGAACGGCACCGCCAGCCCACCGAGGCGTACCGCGAACGCCGGCAGCACCTGCACCGGTCGCTCGGGGACGCCCGCGGTCCGCGCGATCCGGTCCAGCATCCCGTTCACCGACTGCGCGGGTCCGGTCGGGACGTGCCACGCCCGGCCCCACGCCCGCTCGTCGCCGGCGAGGGTCACCAGGGTGCGGGTCACGTCCTCGACGTAGGTCCAGGAGTGCGGCGCGTCCGGGTCGCCCTGCAGCAGGCGCGGTCGCTTGCCGTCGAGGAGCCGGCCGACGGCCTGCTCGGCCAGGTGGCCGGTGGTGCGCAGGCCGGGGCCGTAGAAGTCCGACGCGCGCGCCTCGGTCATCCGGATCCGCCCCGCCTCGTGCGCGGCCAGCGCGTCGGACCACATCCGGTTGCGGATCGCACCCTTGGTGCCGGGCGCCGAGCCCAGCGGGGTGTCCTCGGTCATCGGGGCGTCCACGGGGCCGTAGCCGTAGAGGCTCGACATGACCGTGAGGACCGCGCCGGAGCGCTCGGCCGCCGTCAGCAGGGCGGCGGCCAGCGGTGGCCAGTCGGTGGCCCAGCGGTGGTACGGCGGATTGGCGCAGTTGTAGAGCGCGTCGGCGCCCGCCGCCAGTTCGGCGAGCCGGTCGGCGTCGGATGCGTCCGCCGCGACCCGCTCGATGCCCTCCCCCACCGGTCCCGACCCGCTGCGGGAGACGATCCGGACGTCGTGGCCCTGACCGGCGAGGAGGCGGGCGACCCCGCTCCCGATCGTTCCGGCTCCGACGATCACGTGCTGCGACATGGGGTTCCCTTTCGATGCGTGAGCACTGCTCTCTGTTCGTCACACTGTTCACCACCTGCGGCCCGACTGTCAAGAGCAGTGCTCTCGTATCTGTGCGAGACTGCCCGGTGTGACCGCCACCGGAGCCCGTGCCCGCGTCCGCGCCGAGCTGACGCGCGAGATCACCGAGGTCGCCCGCAGGCACCTCGCCGTCGACGGCGCGAGCGCGCTGTCGCTACGGGCCGTCGCGCGCGAGCTGGGCATGGCGTCGTCGGCGGTCTACCGCTACTTCCCCAGCCGCGACGAGCTGCTGACGGCGCTGATCGTCGAGGCATACGACGCGCTGGGCAGCGCGGCCGAGCAGGCCGACGCGGCCGTTGCCCCCGACGACCTGCGCACCCGCTGGCACGCCGTCTGTCGCGCGTCGCGGGAGTGGGCGCAGGCCCATCCGCACGAGTACGCGCTGGTCTACGGCTCACCGGTGCCCGGCTACGCCGCCCCGGAGACGACGATCGGGCCTGCGGCGCGGGTGGGCGAGGTGTTGTGCACGATCGTCGCCCGCGGGGTCGCCTCGGGGGAGGTCGTGCCGGACGGGAGCGGCACCGGGGCGCTGCACCCCGGCCTCGCCGAGCTGATGGGCCTGCCGGGCGACTCCGCGCTGGCCGAGCGCGCGATCTCCGCCTGGACCGGCCTGTTCGGGCTGATCGGCTTCGAGCTGTTCGGGCACCTGCACAACGTGGTCGACGACCGCGCGGCCTTCTTCACCGACGCCGTCGACCGGATGGCCGACCAGATCGGCCTGCCGGGTCCTACGCGGTGAGGACCTCGCGGCCCAGCACCTCGGCCACGTCGGCCCGCGACACCGCTCCCTCGCGCAGGATCAGCGGGTCGTCGCCGGTCAGGTCGACGACGGTGGAGGCGACGGGCTCGCCGGAGTCGCCGCCGTCGAGATAGACGGCCGCGCTCCCCTTCAGCTG
It contains:
- the atpA gene encoding F0F1 ATP synthase subunit alpha, with amino-acid sequence MTELTISPEEIRSAISSYVSSLETGTSRDEVGHVSDTGDGIAHVEGLPSAMTNELLEFDGGVLGVALNLDQREIGAVILGDYAGIEEGQPVKRTGNILSVPVGDNFLGRVVDPLGNPIDGLGDIEAETQRVLELQAAGVMDRQGVSEPLQTGIKAIDAMTPIGRGQRQLIIGDRKTGKTAVCVDTIINQKQNWATGDPKQQVRCIYVAIGQKGSTIAGIRASLEEAGALEYTTIVASPANDPAGFKWLAPYTGSAIGQHWMYEGKHVLIIFDDLSKQAEAYRAISLLLRRPPGREAYPGDVFYLHSRLLERCAKLSDEKGAGSMTGLPIIETKAGDVSAYIPTNVISITDGQVFLESDLFNQGVRPAINVGISVSRVGGDAQIKAMKTVSGSLRLDLSQYRELEAFAAFGSDLDAASAATLGRGSRLVELLKQGQYAPQPVEEQVVSIFLGTKGHLDSVPVADIQRFESEFLDHVRRNEEGILAEIRDVKKMSDELSDRIVSAVKSFKENFTATDGSSVVPKEKEAEALDEDEVDRESVKVTKKKPSGES
- a CDS encoding F0F1 ATP synthase subunit gamma; translated protein: MAAQIRVLRRRIKSTQSIKKITRAMELIATSRIVKARARVEESKPYAEQMTAVLTELANNSALDHPLLVEREEPKRAAVLVVTSDRGQCGGYNAGVLKEAEQLQSLLREQGKEPVLYVIGRKGVNYYRFRKRAVEQSWTGFSEQPAYENAAEAARTLVASFMAGSDDTVGADGEREPGEDGVRGVDELHLVYTQFKNMVTQTPQARRMAPMEVEYEVDTVAQPGGEIEERREEAAASKGELQPLYEFEPSADVLFDALLPKYIGARLFAALLESAASESANRQRAMKAATDNANDLIRTLTLQSNQARQAQITQEISEIVGGADALVSTGSES
- a CDS encoding F0F1 ATP synthase subunit B, which gives rise to MTVDISILAAEEPLPVLPLPGELIVGLVAFAILLFVLWKFAVPRFEALYEERTDAIEGGLKRAEETQEQAQRLKAEYEEQIAGLRAEAARIRDDARAEGTQIKTELRAQAEEEAARIKQRGEEQIAAAREQAVRQLRGEIGGLSVQLAGRLIGRELSDTEARRGTVDSFLAELDGMESRQTAPTQTTGAS
- the atpB gene encoding F0F1 ATP synthase subunit A, giving the protein MGEFVLAAEEFTPPGVGTFIYPPIFGEVTKPIVQAVLAAIIVGVYFTVATRRMSMVPSKGQFIAEYIYGMARNTMARDQIGGKEFKPFIPLILALFSFVLVNNLFGIIPFFQFPTMSRIGFPIALALFVYVAYHYAGFKKHGFVGYIKHAALPPGVPPFVAPLIIVIELFTKFAFQPFSLALRVFAAMFAGHLILVLAVVGGEFLLSSGSALVVAAPFAFIAAIAFTFLEVLVMAIQAYVFALLAGVYIGAAVSTEH
- a CDS encoding ATP synthase subunit I, with protein sequence MTRKLPEGQEETVLALGRAMLRNVVIVSSITTVVVVVASWLTAGAAGAVSALVGALLGVLSSLFTLVLMRRTATHEPQAVMVASFGGLLTKMIFLLAVLFPIGAVDGVHRVSLGVGLLAVLIAATAAEGWAGYRLRTMYVVPDVPATSGSMTGMSGSTTGAEPDADGRAVGLPSHPDREE
- a CDS encoding MraY family glycosyltransferase; this translates as MLLAQALPAQILPIKEYLLAGVTAAVVTFLLVGPVRVLALQVGAVAWPRGRDVHVTPTARWGGLAMLAGVLAGIAMAYQLPAMRLAFAYSEEMVGVVLASLILVLVGALDDRYELDALTKLAGQTTAAGVMTLFGVQWTVLPDVFLGGQVGLGREQGVLLTVLLTVALVNAMNFVDGLDGLAAGIGLIAAGATALFTMGLVLRNGNDPFVFTPALIAFVLAGACLGFLPHNFNPARIFMGDSGSMLIGLLLAAATTMASGRLTDVTTGGDLLALFAPLIVLAAVVFIPVLDLLMAVVRRTRAGRSPFAPDKMHLHHRLLEIGHSQRRAVLLIYLWAGVLAFGAVALALIDDPFVVLWAVGVGLVVAVLASSVPRARMR
- a CDS encoding TetR/AcrR family transcriptional regulator — its product is MTATGARARVRAELTREITEVARRHLAVDGASALSLRAVARELGMASSAVYRYFPSRDELLTALIVEAYDALGSAAEQADAAVAPDDLRTRWHAVCRASREWAQAHPHEYALVYGSPVPGYAAPETTIGPAARVGEVLCTIVARGVASGEVVPDGSGTGALHPGLAELMGLPGDSALAERAISAWTGLFGLIGFELFGHLHNVVDDRAAFFTDAVDRMADQIGLPGPTR
- the glyA gene encoding serine hydroxymethyltransferase, coding for MTTPFWGPDFDALQQQDPEIAGVVLDELERLRGGLQLIASENLTSPAVLAALGSTLSNKYAEGYPGKRYYGGCEVVDQAEEIGNARTKELFGAEHANLQPHSGASANFAVYGAFTVPGDTVLAMDLKQGGHLTHGSKVSFSGKWFNNISYSVRQDTEQIDYDQVRDLAREHRPKMIIAGATAYPRLIDFKAFREICDEVGAIMWVDAAHFIGLVAGQAIPSPVPYADVVSATTHKVLRGPRGGMILSKAEHAKALDKAVFPFSQGGPLMHAVAAKAVAMKEAAQPAYQTYARQVVANAQALAKSLEAEGMRATSGGTDTHLALIDLRPIGVTGADAETRCDAARITLNKNAIPYDPAPPLKPSGVRVGSPSLTTQGMDESDMAEVGSLLARAVKAEHGTSAGDAELASVAEAVGALVARAPAYPRP
- a CDS encoding NAD-dependent epimerase/dehydratase family protein; its protein translation is MSQHVIVGAGTIGSGVARLLAGQGHDVRIVSRSGSGPVGEGIERVAADASDADRLAELAAGADALYNCANPPYHRWATDWPPLAAALLTAAERSGAVLTVMSSLYGYGPVDAPMTEDTPLGSAPGTKGAIRNRMWSDALAAHEAGRIRMTEARASDFYGPGLRTTGHLAEQAVGRLLDGKRPRLLQGDPDAPHSWTYVEDVTRTLVTLAGDERAWGRAWHVPTGPAQSVNGMLDRIARTAGVPERPVQVLPAFAVRLGGLAVPFLRELAEVRYQFAEPFVIDSSVAQDTFGLAPTPLADGLAATVAWWREQATVAA
- a CDS encoding F0F1 ATP synthase subunit delta, with the translated sequence MAVVLQAASRESLATAGERLDGIVDSSSAADLGTLGDELFAVTRLVVAQKPLRTHLADPSVPQEARSGLIRQVLDGKVGERTLDVVSGIVGSRWSQSLDLVEALETVARRATLAVAEKDGSLDEVEDQLFRFGRILDREPELTALLADATQPEDKRTALLDSVLGRDRVSPVTAALLRQTVRIPRGRHLDIAAEELSELAAARRDRYVARVITAVALSDEQERKLADTLTRIYGRPMSLQVELDESLLGGLVVEVGGEVIDGSVAGRLAAAGRHLPS
- a CDS encoding ATP F0F1 synthase subunit C, with protein sequence MNSSIVLAQAAEAVNINPGLAAIGYGTSAIGAAIGVGMIWSAVISGTARQPEARGTLMGIAWTTFVLVELLALIGLVVFFIASAA